The Patescibacteria group bacterium genome segment GCAGCTTCTCGGGCAGAGAATAATCCTCGGCCTTTTCTAAAATACTCTGGCAACGAGCGTAAGTGTATTGGAGATAAGGAGCGGAATTACCTTCTAATTGAAACATTTTTTCCCAGTCAAAGACAAAATCGCTGGTGTAATGATGCCTCAAATCAAAATATTTAATCGCGCCAATGCCCACGGCCCAGGCCACTTCTTCCTGCTTTTTTTTCGCTAAATTTCTGGCTGTCCCAGAATTTTTAATAATCTGTCTAGCCCTTTTAATCGCCTCTTCCAAAACCTTTTCCAAGCGAACTGATTCACCAGCCCGGGTACTCATTCGCTTGCCACTAGAGACCTGAACAAAACCATGAGCCATGTGGACAAACTGTTCAGGCTTACCGTAGCCCAATTTAACGGCGGCGGCAAAGGTTTGCTGGAAATGAAGCTTCTGCTCTGCCCCTACCTCGTAAATATATAAATCGGGTTGCCAACGCTTTTTCCGGTAAACAATACAAGCCAGATCTCGGGTTTCGTAAGTCGTTGCCCCATCAGATTTAAGAACAATGGCTGGCGGGATATTTAATTCCGAAAATTTAATGACCAAAGCTCCTTCACTCTTTACTCCAACCTTTTTTCGTTTAACATCTTTAATCACGGCCGGCATTTTATCTTCGTAAAAACTCTCCCCATAAGCATAATCAATCTTCACTCCTAACAAATTATAAATCCGCTCAAAATCCTTCATTGAGATATCAACGCAAACTTTCCAGATTTTCTTCGCCTCCCGATTCCCCTCCTCCAATTTCTTAAACCAAGCCCGGGCCTCTTCATCAAGTTCAGGGTTTTTAACCGCTTCGCGATGAAACTTAACGTAGAGTTTTTCTAATTGAGCTGAATCTAACTTCTTTTTTCCTCCCCACTTC includes the following:
- the argS gene encoding arginine--tRNA ligase; the encoded protein is MAKLGILNEMFQNQLKKDFNKALKKLKIADKDLEFEHPANPEHGDYSTNIALRLKKKDIPTPFDLANQIVNTFRGLGLPEYLAKIEVEGTGFINIWLKDEALFEEVGKVLKAEEKYGSSDSGKGKTMVIDYSSPNIAKPFGIGHLRSTIIGQAVYNLYSFLGWRTIGDNHLGDWGTQFGKLIVAIKKWGGKKKLDSAQLEKLYVKFHREAVKNPELDEEARAWFKKLEEGNREAKKIWKVCVDISMKDFERIYNLLGVKIDYAYGESFYEDKMPAVIKDVKRKKVGVKSEGALVIKFSELNIPPAIVLKSDGATTYETRDLACIVYRKKRWQPDLYIYEVGAEQKLHFQQTFAAAVKLGYGKPEQFVHMAHGFVQVSSGKRMSTRAGESVRLEKVLEEAIKRARQIIKNSGTARNLAKKKQEEVAWAVGIGAIKYFDLRHHYTSDFVFDWEKMFQLEGNSAPYLQYTYARCQSILEKAEDYSLPEKLPRLKSEEVSLLRTLYKFSEVIQEASESYSPNLLCNFLFDLAQKYNLFYNQQPILKADSEESKNFRLALTVAIGQVLKNGLGLLGIESPERM